The nucleotide window aaaataataataataataatattgcatATTATTCCCTAGTATTCCTATAATATTACCCTATGCTGCTACATTACCGATTGCGAAGGGGTTTGACCCTCCGTCTTTTcaatcacaagaaaaaaaaacttgaaactCATAGCTAAAAGGAAATGTagtccatctttttttttttttattgtttcaaaaaaataaatcaattccttgtattttttttttcaataattttgttgtttatccattttattaaaaataaataaataaataaataaataaataaatcgacCATGAGATAAAAGTccattgatttttaataaaatagccttctggatttttaataaaatagacaaaaacacataaatataataataatcaaagacACATGGAGTATAAAACAACACTTGAGGAAATTCTACAAGCAATAAAAACAGAGCCAACAAACAGATCCTACAAAGATACGACAATCAAAGAGTCTTCAGCACTTTTGAAGCCATGAAATAGTGCGAGATCATGAAAGTAGTTCTCTGTGAAGTTATGATAAACAAGACAGGTAACGCACAAAAGCATGATCAGGCTAACATGAAAGTCATTCTAGCGTTCACCCTTTCGTTTGGATTCATCTGTGTATTTCGCTTTGCCTCTTCACACCAAGGTATTCATTCTGGATTACATGCAACTTGGTCACAGCATCATTgattctcattctctctcttgGTGATGGATTGGAGCATGACAGCCCAACCTCTAATACTGAATCCAAACACTCTTTGATCCACATTATCTCATTCTTGTTTGCATTGCCCTTCCCTTCTAAGAACATTATTTCATCTAAGATTTCCATGGCATGCTCTGAAGTTGATCCTTTGCCAGCAAACTCACGAATGCTCAGACCCTCCTTGAACATGTCATTAGTTGGTCTTTTTCCTGTGAACATTTCCAGAAGAACGATACCATAGCTATAAATATCCCCAGAAGTGGACACCTGACTTCCTGCACCATATTCTGCATCCAcaaacatttaataattttgGAGTGATTTAGTATCTAGATAATGTGAAACACGGATGATAAAACTTGGCTTAGGTTTCATAGGTTGAATACATGGAATAGAGTTGGACGTTACCTGGAGCCACATATCCAACAGTTCCTTTAATGCCAATGGTGCTATTTGAATCATGCAAAGATTGGCTCATTGTTTCAGATAGGAACTTCGCCAGCCCAAAGTCACCAACATGAGCATTCATGTCTTTGTCAAGGAGGACATTGCTAGGCTTCAGATCACAATGAACCATTGGTGGCTGGCAGCTGTGGTGAAGATAATCCAATGCATCAGCAATATTGATAGCTATATTTAATCTCTGAATAAGGCTCAGTTGTTTCAGTTGTTGATGCCCATCATCTTCAGGGTGTAGCCATGTCTCTAAATTCTATTAGGCATGTATTCAAAGACTAGAGCTTTTGAAATCTCTGCCTTGGTGATCAACACTTGAGCATGAAGTAATGATCTTGACAAGGTTGCGATGCCGGATGCTCCTCACTGCTTCACATTCAGTTAAGAAACTCTTTGAAGCCCCTATTTCTTGAAGTTTGAAAAACTTTCACCGCCACAATTGTTTGGCCATTATCAAGACTCCCTTTGTACACAGAACCATATCTTCCACTACCAATTAGATTGTCTGAAGCGAAGCCTTCTGTTGCTTTGGCCAGTTCTGCATATGTAAATCTAGGATATCGTTCCTCTTCTAATGAAGACAGCTCTggtgttttctttctttccctttGTTTCCGATGAACAAAAGCCAATATGGCTAGCAAGATAACACACAACAGTAGAGCACCAGCAATTGGGATGATGATCTTTAGCCAAAGAGGCCATCCTTTTCTCTTCTTAGTTGTCACCAATGGGCAAGCATTCAAGTGAATTTGCGAAATGCCTCCACAGAGTCCTTCATTTCCAGTTATTGAAATAGCAGTGGAATTTGCAAATACTCCTTTTACAGGTACCTTTCCTTGCAGTTGGTTATAGGATAGGTTCAAGTAGAACAGAGAATTCAGGTTTTGTATTGACTCTGGGATGGACCCTGATAAATTATTGTGAGAAAGATCCAACTCCTGGAGGACTCTCAGGTCACTGAAGGATGGGGGAATGACACCTGACAAATTATTGTGTGAGAGATCTAGTTTTTGAATGCCTTTCATGTTGCTTAGAGTTTGAGGAATGGCTCCTTCGAGTAAGTTGTTGTCCAATGCTAGCTCTTCCATGATCTCACATTGACCAAGTGCAACAGGGATTTCCCCAGACAGCTTGTTTCTGGAGATGGAGAGCTGCCTAAGGTTCTTCATCGTACCAACCTCAGAAGGAAGAGATCCTTCCAATAGGTTATTAGACAGATCAATATATTGAGAAATGTAGGGAAGACTGACAACTTCTTTTGGTATGCTTCCACTGAAACTATTGTTGGAAAGATCCATGATTGCTAGCTGCTGGAGGTTGCCAAGGCTTGCAGGTAGCTGGCCTAGAAATTCATTATCAAACAAATACAAAGTATTCAATTGGGTCAGGTTGCCAATGGATGATGGGATTTTTCCTGTAAAATGATTGCTAGACAAGTCAAACAACTGCAAATTTGCAAGTTTGCCAATTCCCTCTGGAATGGAACCTCCAAGATTGCAGGATGCTGTATCCATAATGTTCAGATTGATTAGGTTCTGTATTCCAGAAGGTATAGTGCCTGTTACTGGGTTGAATCCGATCCGGATCCTTTGAATTGTGATAGAAAGGTTGGTTATGGAGGTAGGAAGAGTGCCTCCTAGCTGATTCACACCTATGAAAAGCATTTGCAACTGGCTGCAGTTGGTCAAAGAGTCAAGAAATTGCCAGCCATCTGCATTGCTTGCTTCAAGTTGATTTGAGATGACATTGAGGATAACCAGATTTTGCAACCTGCCCCACTCAGAAGGAATTTTCCCACTAAAATTGTTTTGTGAAAGATCAAGTGCCTCAAGACTGGAAATATTGGTCAATGACATGGGAATTGGTCCACTAAACTGGTTGATGCCTAGGAAAAGAACTTGGAGATTTGGAAGGCACGTACCTATGCTTGGTGGGAGGGTCCCATGCAGATGATTGCCAGCTGCACTGAAGAAATATAAGGAAGAGAGATTGAAAAGTTTGGATGGAATTGTACCTGAGAGCATGTTTCCTGATACTTGGAAGAAGGTCAGGGTTTGCTAAGATTGCCAAGCTCTGTTGGGATATCACCTTGGAGACTATTATACAATAaagagatctccattagagAAGAGAGATTCCCTAGTGAAGGTGGAATGACTCCATTGAGATAGTTGTTGTCCAGAGCTAGTGATTTAAGTTTGGGAGTGGATCCAAGCTCAGCAGGAATGACACCAGTGAGATTGTTATTCTCTAACTGGATGGTTATGAGTTCTGAGCAGTGACTCAGGTTGGCAGGAATTTCACCATGGATTGAATTAAAACTAAGGTTAAGTACTCTAAGAGAGTGCAAACGACCAAAGTCACCAGGGATTTCACCATAAAGACCATTGTCCATGAGTAGCATGTGCCTGAGAAAGGAAAGGTTACCTATAGATGGAGATATAGAGCCTTCTAAACCACGGTTGCTGAGGTTGAGGGTGATAACCCTCTGGGGTTGCTGGCTGCTGCATGACACTCCTTCCCAGTCACAGAAGTGGATAGTGTCATTCCATGAGTTCAGAGCTCCTGAGGGGTCTTTGATTATTCCCTTCTTGAAAGCTAGGAGTGCTAATTTATCAGTTTCATTTCCAAGTGAGATGGCTTCAGCTGTGGGTACTATGAGCAATACCACTATGCTTGAACAGAAGAACAGGAACAAGATGACCACTCTCATTTCCATTGCTAACTCAATATCTCACCCTGAGGCTTGCACTCAGTGGGTTTATAATAGAGTTAGAAAACCAGTATTTTGgaaattagaatgattattttcaggtttttttttctgataatGCTGTTGGTCTTTGCTTGTTGGCTGCTTACTACTCCCCTGCTTGTTTCCACgcctttttattctttaattttgttgCGACTCGTCTCAttgttcttgtttatttattgctATTTTTTTGGGGTCTCTCTTTAATTATTGGATCAATGTCCTGGGGTGCATTTATGCTTACGTTTAAGTGCAAATTTTGTCAAAGTGTTCACATggtttttgatataaaaaaatcctaatagAATGATGTGTACCTCATCTGTCTTGCTGATTCAGGTAAACAGAAACTTCATTATTAAAATTCTTGATTGGACAATCACCGGGTGGTCCAATGGGAAGTTACATGAATCCTGGGTGAGTAGGGTGTGGTCAAAACCACCAACGTTGTGGTCAAACCCACCAACGTTGTGGTACCGTGTGATATtatgtaaaattatataaaaatattgttcaaCGCACTGTTTATcgattttttgagaaaaaaaaatattttttacctcttcaaaattgcaaaacaaagaaatttatTAGTGTGGAGTTATGAAttctagtatatatattatcttggcGTATGTGATAGACTATCATTTTCCATGCATTAACTCATTCCACATGGTAAATTTCTGAGAGATTAAACCACCGTAAATGTTGCACATtgtatttgtttatgtttttaaataccCCTTGTGGAGCAAGGCATGTGTAGCCTTtgtaatgatgataataaaaaaaatccttgattGGGATGGTAGACTTTCTAAACCATTGACTTCGAACACTAACTTAATGGCTTCCACCGAACTGAAATCTCTGAGTCTGGCTATGTGTCCCCTTTGACTTCATGGTGCCTTGAAGTTGACATAAACTAATTTGTTAGAATGATGGTGGTTGATTGTgttgaaaagaaatgaaagctTGCATTAGATACAAAT belongs to Dioscorea cayenensis subsp. rotundata cultivar TDr96_F1 chromosome 17, TDr96_F1_v2_PseudoChromosome.rev07_lg8_w22 25.fasta, whole genome shotgun sequence and includes:
- the LOC120281303 gene encoding receptor kinase-like protein Xa21, which encodes MEMRVVILFLFFCSSIVVLLIVPTAEAISLGNETDKLALLAFKKGIIKDPSGALNSWNDTIHFCDWEGVSCSSQQPQRVITLNLSNRGLEGSISPSIGNLSFLRHMLLMDNGLYGEIPGDFGRLHSLRVLNLSFNSIHGEIPANLSHCSELITIQLENNNLTGVIPAELGSTPKLKSLALDNNYLNGVIPPSLGNLSSLMEISLLYNSLQGDIPTELGNLSKP